Below is a window of Candidatus Methylomirabilota bacterium DNA.
CGCGGGCCTGCTCTTGGGGCGTAATTGCTCAAAGCTCGCGCTGAAGGGGAGCCGGAGTCTCCGGAAACTCGCCGAGCGGCTGGACCGCCTGGCGGTAGGACCTGAGCGCGTGCACGCAGAAACGGTGGAGGGCGAGAAAGAGGTGATCCTTCGACCGGCCGCATGAAATTTTGCCCCCAGGGCACCCCGCGCAGGGGCCGCAGAAGTGTGGAGAGGCCCTCCCAGGCTGAGCCAGGGAGGGCGTTCCGTTATTTCGAGGTGACAGAGCCTCTGGCCTCCGGACTTCCCTCCGCTATGGTGGCATAGCAGATTTCCCCATGCACACCAGAGCAGTTTTCCCGATGAAAAAACAGGGTTCTCCCCGATTCACAGACTGAGGCTTTTCGGGTATTATCTATATTTGAATATTTCCCTGTACTCGGTGAAGTCGCAACAAAGCAAGGAATAGTTAAGGATCGAAATCGAGGGATCACATCTTGACACAGGATGCCTTATGACAACCCGTGGTAAATTCGGCTTCTTCTTTTTGTTCCTCTTCCTGGCATCCGCGATATCTTTTGCCGAGCCTCGCCCGACCTCCCCGCAGTTGCAAAGGCCAGATGAGGACTCCACGTGGGAGCGCGTCAAGGAGAAGGATGGCGTAACCATATTCTTGCGGGAAAGAAGCGGAAGCGCCTTCAAGGAAGCCATTGGGAAAGGGGTAATCGATGCTCCTCCGTGTCGGGTGTTTCAAGTCCTTACGGATTCGCACCGCCTGGTCGAGTTCATCCCTTATTTGAAAAGCCGCATTGTCAAGAATGGCGGTGCTGATGAGGAGTATGGCTGCCAGTACCTTGACTTTCCCTGGCCTTTCTCGGACCGATTCATCAATTTCCGAACCAAGCGCATCCGGAATTACCGAGATCACCCATGCGAGTACTTCGTGTACTGGCGGAAAGACGAGACCTTCTCCTGTACGCTACAGGAAGTCAAAGAAGCCTACGAGGATGCAGGGTCCGACCCGATTATTCCTCGTACGAACGAGGGCTACTGGCACCTCGTCCCCGAGGCGGGAGGGAAAAAGACACTGGCCTATTACTATGTTTTCACGGACCCCGGAGGAAGCATTCCCGGATGGTTAATGAATTCGTACGCGGACAATGCGATTTTACGTCTTTTCAGAGCAGTCCGAGAACGAGCCGGGAAGGGGGACTTGTATCCTCCGTGCCACTGTACCTAAAGCGCCCGTGGGGGAGGTTAAAGTTAACCGCACCCCCGGTCCTCGCGTTCCGACAGACGCTGAGGGTTGGTAAGGGGCAAGCCACCAGATGGGATTCCGCGTCTGAATGGGGTACGTCAGCTTCCTGTCGACTGGGCAATTCTATGCCGGCGACTTGACCGCAGAGATTCCTAGACTGATGGTCGAGCTGGCAATTCTCCTAAGTTCATCAGGTGGTAGGCTTGAATCTTCCATGATGGCCTTTGCGGTCGGATCGTTCGTCAAGTACTCCAGCGAAAACGGCGCTTCCTGAACGATCCGGATATCCCGAAATCCTGCCGCCCGGATGGCCTCGACGTATTTGTCTTTCAGCATCGCTCCCGCAATACATCCGATATACGCCTCCACAGAGCGCTGGACAGGATCCGGGAGCTCTTCGAGCAAGACAATATCTGAGATCATAAGCCTCCCACCTGGTTTGAGCACCCGGAAGGCTTCTCGAAATGCGCGCGGTTTGTCAGGGGAGAGGTTGATCACGCAGTTCGAGATAACGACATCCACGGTGTTGTCGGCCACTGGCAGGTCTTCAATTTCGCCCAGTCGAAACTCGACGTTCTCGTAGTTGTCTCTCTTGGCGTTTTCCCTCGCGCGCACAATCATCGCTGGTGTCATGTCGACACCGATCACTCTCCCGGCATTTCCCACCTTGTGCGCTGCAACGAAGACATCCAGTCCGGCGCCTGACCCAAGATCAAGCACCGTTTCGCCCTCTCGTAACGAGGCCAGGGCAACCGGGTTCCCGCAGCCGAGACCCAAGTCTGCACCTCCAGGAACCCTGTGGAGGTCTTCCTCGGAGTAGCCGACCTTCCTGCTCATCTCCTGAGTTACATCGACGCTTTCGCAACACGATGTGGCAGGAGTGCACCCGGACCGGCCTTGCTTTGCAATGCCGGCATACGCTTCCTTAACGACTGTCTTGATGTCCTCGCCTTTCACATTCGTTCTCCTTCCTTACTCTATTCCGATCGGCGCGACGCAGCCTGTCCGATCATCGGACCGAGCAGGCCCCGCACCATCTCCGTCAGCGCCGCGGCTTTCACGAGTGAGATACAGCAGACTTCCCCGCCTTGCTCCCAGCTGATGACGGCCAACTTCTCGCCTGGACGGATGCCAGCCCGTTCTCTGAGGTCTTTCGGGAGCACCATCTGACCCCGCTCATCGACACTGATCAGCGATTCAACGCGACAGCAGCCCGCTCTCTCGTCCACCGATGCCCCCCGCTTGTTCTTCCCTTGCCTCGCCATCTTGTCCCACCTCCCGTATGTCTTCATGTATCAGCAATATCTGATTCCACTGATAAATCTATATCATCAGACTTACCTTGTCAAGCCCTTTTGC
It encodes the following:
- a CDS encoding arsenite methyltransferase gives rise to the protein MKGEDIKTVVKEAYAGIAKQGRSGCTPATSCCESVDVTQEMSRKVGYSEEDLHRVPGGADLGLGCGNPVALASLREGETVLDLGSGAGLDVFVAAHKVGNAGRVIGVDMTPAMIVRARENAKRDNYENVEFRLGEIEDLPVADNTVDVVISNCVINLSPDKPRAFREAFRVLKPGGRLMISDIVLLEELPDPVQRSVEAYIGCIAGAMLKDKYVEAIRAAGFRDIRIVQEAPFSLEYLTNDPTAKAIMEDSSLPPDELRRIASSTISLGISAVKSPA
- a CDS encoding HgcAB-associated protein — its product is MARQGKNKRGASVDERAGCCRVESLISVDERGQMVLPKDLRERAGIRPGEKLAVISWEQGGEVCCISLVKAAALTEMVRGLLGPMIGQAASRRSE